A single genomic interval of Asinibacterium sp. OR53 harbors:
- a CDS encoding NAD(P)H-dependent glycerol-3-phosphate dehydrogenase — translation MRFGIIGSGSWATAIAKILTDNGNTVNWWVRNNDTIAYIEKRRHNPHYLSSTYFNHAQLQLSSDIQAVVTASDVLVIAVPSAYVESSLETLSAQQLSNKKIVSAVKGILPSGNRLLNDYLSETFAFPLENYFTLLGPCHAEEIAAEKLSYLTFSGQQPEATAAIAAYFKTDYLNTVVNTDVMGVQYAAVLKNIYALGAGIAHGLEYGDNFLSVYIANSANEMEVFLHQSNDKGPFAEQSHNYNASVYLGDLLVTCYSLHSRNRTFGNMIGKGYSVKAAQLELNMVAEGYNASKCIFTMNHSIHAAIPIATIIYEILWEQVPAAQGFKKIESLLR, via the coding sequence ATGCGATTTGGTATCATCGGTAGCGGAAGCTGGGCAACGGCGATCGCTAAAATTCTTACTGACAACGGGAATACCGTCAACTGGTGGGTACGTAACAACGATACCATCGCTTATATAGAGAAACGAAGGCATAACCCGCATTATCTCAGTAGCACTTACTTCAATCATGCGCAGCTGCAACTCAGCAGCGATATACAGGCTGTAGTAACCGCTTCAGATGTACTGGTGATCGCGGTTCCGTCAGCTTATGTTGAAAGCAGTCTCGAAACGCTTAGTGCACAACAACTGAGCAATAAAAAAATCGTTTCAGCAGTGAAAGGCATACTGCCTTCGGGCAACCGGCTGCTCAATGATTATCTCTCGGAGACTTTTGCATTCCCATTAGAAAACTATTTTACTTTACTGGGCCCCTGTCATGCAGAAGAAATAGCCGCAGAAAAATTATCTTACCTGACTTTTTCGGGCCAGCAGCCAGAAGCTACGGCAGCCATTGCTGCATATTTCAAAACCGATTACCTGAATACGGTGGTGAACACCGATGTGATGGGTGTTCAGTATGCGGCCGTATTGAAAAATATTTATGCATTGGGAGCAGGTATTGCGCACGGCTTGGAGTACGGCGATAATTTTTTAAGTGTGTACATTGCCAATAGCGCGAATGAAATGGAAGTCTTCCTGCACCAGTCGAACGATAAAGGACCATTCGCCGAGCAATCGCATAATTACAACGCTTCTGTTTACCTGGGCGATCTGCTGGTTACCTGCTATTCATTGCACAGCCGCAACCGCACGTTTGGAAACATGATTGGTAAAGGCTATTCTGTAAAAGCGGCACAACTCGAACTCAATATGGTAGCGGAAGGATACAATGCAAGCAAATGCATCTTTACCATGAACCATTCTATTCATGCAGCCATCCCTATTGCTACAATCATTTATGAAATACTATGGGAACAGGTTCCGGCGGCGCAAGGGTTTAAAAAAATAGAAAGCCTGTTACGCTGA
- the hemW gene encoding radical SAM family heme chaperone HemW, translating into MAGIYIHIPFCRKACHYCNFHFSTSLQLLPEMVNAIEAEARLRRSYLSEKVDTIYFGGGTPSLLPETAIHSIIQLLSQLFDINPHAEITLEANPDDVTAARLRAWKEAGINRLSMGVQSFSDSSLHWMNRVHESAQSVEAIELAQAAGFRNITIDLIYGIPGLSDERWEQDINKALALQVPHLSCYALTVEPRTALDKMIRTKKTADIDPETQARHFNILTRKMEEASFEHYEISNFARLGFRSRHNSSYWQGVSYLGLGPSAHSFNGSSRQWNVANNSLYIASINQGAVPYEQEILTPVQQLNEYVMTSLRTMEGIDLNKVYADWGDDKKNALLHAAEKHLASGNIVQTGNRLQLTTAGKFLADGIAADLFSA; encoded by the coding sequence ATGGCAGGTATTTATATTCATATTCCATTTTGCAGAAAAGCCTGTCATTATTGCAATTTTCATTTTTCCACTTCATTGCAATTATTACCGGAAATGGTCAACGCCATTGAAGCAGAAGCCAGGTTGCGCCGTTCATATCTCAGCGAAAAAGTAGATACTATTTATTTTGGCGGCGGCACCCCTTCCCTGTTACCGGAAACTGCCATTCATTCCATTATACAGTTGTTATCGCAATTATTCGATATAAATCCCCATGCCGAAATCACCCTCGAAGCCAATCCCGACGATGTAACTGCCGCCAGGCTGCGCGCATGGAAAGAAGCGGGCATCAACCGGCTTAGTATGGGAGTACAGTCTTTTTCAGACAGCAGCCTGCACTGGATGAACCGGGTGCACGAGTCGGCACAGTCAGTCGAAGCGATTGAACTGGCACAAGCCGCCGGTTTCCGCAACATCACGATTGATCTTATTTATGGTATTCCGGGCCTGAGTGATGAGCGCTGGGAACAGGACATCAACAAAGCCCTTGCTTTGCAGGTGCCGCATCTTTCCTGTTATGCGCTTACTGTAGAACCCCGCACAGCACTGGATAAAATGATCAGGACAAAAAAAACGGCAGACATCGATCCTGAAACGCAGGCCCGGCATTTCAATATCCTCACCCGCAAAATGGAAGAAGCCAGTTTTGAGCATTATGAAATATCCAATTTCGCCAGGCTTGGATTCCGCAGCAGACACAACAGCAGTTACTGGCAGGGAGTTTCGTACCTGGGACTGGGACCTTCAGCGCATTCATTTAATGGAAGCAGCCGGCAATGGAATGTGGCCAATAATAGTCTCTATATTGCGAGTATTAACCAAGGGGCCGTTCCCTATGAACAGGAAATATTGACACCGGTTCAACAATTGAATGAATACGTCATGACCAGTCTGCGCACCATGGAAGGCATTGATTTGAATAAAGTATATGCTGATTGGGGTGATGATAAAAAGAATGCATTGCTCCATGCTGCCGAAAAACACTTGGCATCCGGCAATATTGTGCAAACCGGTAACCGGTTACAACTCACAACAGCCGGTAAATTCCTGGCCGATGGCATTGCAGCCGATCTTTTCTCAGCGTAA
- a CDS encoding DUF4271 domain-containing protein produces MKQTLLIVLLVLTLGCFAQTDSGLPKTRPESTLQKSNDTQSLTPKETVLPVRSVVNDSSSSRLPKPTVAVNQASAPADSLRQDSIRKAKAAAEFALPVIDTSTYARFMHHPYLPENKPAAYMLIDYRKRESKDQLFYVMAGLVFFFAFLKVVYPRYFKNLFNSFFQTSVRLKQTKEQLLQDNLASLLTNLLFVISVSLYAALVIRYEQWALVSFWQLVIYGAMVLMVVYLGKYLFLLFSGWVFNSRESAAGYVFIVFLVNKTIGIVLIPFALLVAFAAKPLSDVALTVSGGVIVLLFLYRYIVSFTAIRNNLKVNALHFFLYLCAVEVLPLLLIYKVLINYIDGRF; encoded by the coding sequence TTGAAGCAGACGTTATTGATAGTTCTCCTGGTGTTGACCCTTGGTTGTTTTGCACAGACCGATTCCGGTTTGCCGAAAACCCGGCCAGAGAGTACTTTACAAAAGAGTAACGATACACAAAGCCTGACCCCTAAAGAAACGGTGCTTCCGGTGCGATCAGTCGTAAATGATAGTTCGTCTTCCCGTTTGCCCAAACCCACTGTAGCAGTGAATCAGGCAAGTGCGCCGGCAGATAGCCTCCGGCAGGATTCTATCCGCAAAGCAAAAGCGGCTGCTGAATTTGCATTGCCCGTTATCGATACTTCTACCTATGCCCGTTTCATGCATCATCCCTATCTGCCGGAAAACAAGCCGGCAGCGTATATGCTGATCGATTACCGCAAGCGGGAATCGAAAGACCAATTGTTTTATGTGATGGCAGGACTCGTATTTTTCTTTGCTTTCCTGAAAGTGGTGTATCCCCGCTATTTTAAGAACCTATTCAATTCTTTTTTCCAGACTTCGGTGCGGCTGAAACAAACCAAGGAACAGTTGCTGCAAGACAACCTGGCCTCACTGCTCACCAACCTGCTGTTTGTGATAAGTGTGAGCTTATATGCGGCCCTGGTGATCCGGTACGAGCAGTGGGCACTGGTATCTTTCTGGCAATTGGTCATTTATGGAGCTATGGTATTGATGGTTGTTTACCTTGGAAAATACCTGTTCCTGCTGTTCTCGGGATGGGTATTTAACAGCCGTGAGTCGGCCGCGGGTTATGTTTTTATTGTGTTTTTGGTGAATAAAACCATCGGCATCGTGCTGATCCCCTTTGCCCTGCTCGTGGCTTTTGCCGCCAAACCCCTGTCGGACGTGGCCCTGACGGTTTCGGGGGGTGTGATCGTATTGCTTTTTTTGTACAGATACATAGTTTCGTTTACCGCTATCCGGAATAACCTGAAAGTGAATGCATTACACTTTTTTCTCTACCTTTGTGCTGTTGAGGTGCTTCCGTTGTTATTAATCTATAAGGTATTGATCAATTATATTGACGGAAGGTTTTAA
- a CDS encoding uroporphyrinogen-III synthase, with amino-acid sequence MAKSGAKNAGPVKSAKRILVSQPRPESDKSPYFDLEKKYQVELVFQPFIRLEGIPARDFRKQKIDISQFTAVVFTSRNAIDHFFRTCEEMKVVIGQDTKYFCITEAVALYLQKFILYRKRKVFYGADGTNKSMFDVVNKHKENEQFLYVCSENQQDNEIVNWLKANKCAYQLAFMYRTISNDIKEVVKGCEFDVICFFTPSGVKSLFDNFPEFKQNGTVIGAFGNNTSKAVEDAGLTLGIKAPMPQRPSMVAALDYFLGIGVEAKK; translated from the coding sequence ATGGCAAAAAGCGGCGCTAAAAATGCAGGTCCGGTTAAATCAGCGAAACGGATTCTTGTCTCACAACCCAGACCTGAAAGTGATAAATCGCCCTATTTCGACCTGGAAAAAAAATACCAGGTTGAGTTGGTTTTTCAGCCCTTCATCAGGTTGGAAGGGATACCTGCACGCGACTTTCGCAAACAAAAGATCGACATCTCACAGTTTACGGCAGTAGTGTTTACCAGCCGGAACGCCATCGATCATTTTTTTCGTACCTGCGAAGAGATGAAGGTGGTGATTGGCCAGGACACCAAGTATTTCTGTATTACAGAAGCGGTGGCGCTGTACCTGCAGAAATTCATCCTTTACCGGAAGAGAAAGGTTTTTTACGGGGCCGACGGCACCAATAAGAGCATGTTCGATGTAGTGAATAAGCACAAAGAGAACGAACAGTTCCTGTATGTGTGCAGTGAGAACCAGCAGGATAATGAGATCGTGAACTGGTTGAAGGCAAACAAATGTGCTTATCAGCTGGCTTTTATGTACAGGACCATCAGCAATGACATCAAGGAAGTAGTGAAAGGCTGCGAATTCGATGTCATTTGTTTTTTTACACCCAGTGGCGTCAAAAGTTTATTTGATAATTTTCCCGAGTTTAAGCAAAATGGCACGGTCATTGGAGCGTTTGGTAATAACACCTCCAAAGCCGTGGAAGACGCGGGCCTCACACTGGGAATCAAAGCGCCGATGCCCCAGCGTCCGAGTATGGTAGCAGCGTTGGACTATTTTTTGGGTATAGGTGTTGAAGCTAAAAAGTAA
- a CDS encoding YMGG-like glycine zipper-containing protein encodes MKRVLSILLFGSLLAACGSGNNNAAKLEDEVAKAKLRMMDSLKTVDSLKSIAAKEQKTADSLKAVAAAASKHHSGSSNVSPRYADAEGTGAAAPAASPKKKGMSSTAKGAIIGAGVGAVTGAIVDKKHGEGAIVGAVLGAGAGAGTGAIIDHNKKKKEAAAKQQ; translated from the coding sequence ATGAAAAGAGTATTATCTATTTTATTATTCGGTTCATTGCTCGCTGCTTGTGGTAGTGGCAATAACAATGCTGCAAAGCTGGAAGACGAAGTTGCCAAAGCGAAATTGCGAATGATGGATTCATTGAAGACAGTTGACTCGCTCAAAAGCATTGCTGCAAAAGAGCAAAAAACAGCCGACTCCCTGAAAGCTGTTGCCGCTGCTGCTTCTAAACACCACAGCGGGTCTTCAAATGTAAGTCCCCGTTATGCTGATGCAGAAGGAACCGGAGCTGCTGCACCTGCTGCCTCACCTAAGAAAAAAGGTATGAGCAGCACAGCCAAAGGCGCCATCATCGGTGCAGGTGTAGGTGCCGTGACCGGAGCCATCGTTGATAAAAAACATGGCGAAGGCGCCATAGTAGGAGCTGTGCTTGGTGCAGGAGCCGGCGCAGGAACCGGTGCGATCATCGATCATAATAAAAAGAAAAAAGAAGCTGCCGCAAAACAGCAATAA
- a CDS encoding thioredoxin domain-containing protein, whose protein sequence is MNHLIHETSPYLLQHAHNPVEWYPWGETALARAKQENKPILVSIGYAACHWCHVMERESFEDAAVAAFMNAHFINIKIDREERPDLDHIYMDAVQAMTGSGGWPLNVFLTPDKKPFYGGTYFPPVRAHNRASWSEVLEGVRQAFSAKKEAIEEQAQKLTEHLLQSNAFGMDRTLSATDALYDAANEEEIVRNMLGNADKIWGGFGQAPKFPQSQSICFLLRHFHFTKNEAALQQALLSLDKMLDGGIYDQLGGGFARYSTDNEWLVPHFEKMLYDNALLVSVMAEAYQLTGIEKYARGIRETLAFIEREMTSPEQGFYSALDADSEGEEGRFYTWDLAEIEAVLGGNTPFFCEIYGVTAAGNWENKNIFWIKEPLEKTALQKGMEINDMLRLLESDRQKLLSEREKRVRPQLDDKILLGWNALMNTAYSKAYAALGNPAYLERAETHMRFLESHLCDDQGNWYHTYNGGKARIPAFLDDYAYLIEAYLHLQEMTGTGGYLLKARSLMQHAIAAFSEEGSGFFFYTPQDQEDVILRKKEVYDGATPSGNAVMAHNLWYLSKVFEEETWERRVEEMLQPLSRAIRQYPNSFAVWALCLQELIRGTNEIIIMGQRSKQFIAPVMRKYIPNKIIQTGETEERVFPLLKGKLLEGQDTVKFYLCKNRACSDPFTDVVDFLAKM, encoded by the coding sequence ATGAATCATCTTATACACGAAACCAGTCCTTACCTGTTACAACATGCGCATAATCCGGTGGAATGGTATCCCTGGGGCGAAACTGCTTTAGCAAGGGCAAAGCAGGAAAATAAACCCATACTCGTAAGTATCGGCTATGCCGCCTGTCACTGGTGTCACGTGATGGAAAGAGAAAGTTTTGAAGATGCGGCTGTAGCGGCTTTCATGAACGCGCATTTTATCAATATCAAGATAGACCGTGAAGAACGGCCCGACCTGGACCATATTTACATGGATGCGGTACAGGCCATGACCGGCAGCGGAGGCTGGCCGTTGAATGTATTCCTTACGCCGGATAAAAAACCTTTTTACGGTGGTACGTATTTTCCCCCGGTAAGGGCCCACAACAGGGCGAGCTGGTCTGAAGTACTGGAAGGGGTTCGGCAGGCTTTTTCGGCAAAAAAAGAAGCGATAGAAGAGCAGGCCCAGAAGCTTACAGAACACTTGCTGCAATCCAATGCATTTGGCATGGACCGGACGCTATCTGCTACAGACGCTTTATATGACGCTGCGAATGAAGAAGAGATCGTGCGCAATATGCTCGGCAATGCCGATAAAATATGGGGCGGATTCGGGCAGGCGCCTAAATTTCCGCAAAGCCAGTCGATCTGCTTTTTGCTGCGGCATTTTCATTTCACCAAAAACGAAGCGGCTTTACAACAGGCTTTGCTGAGCCTCGATAAAATGCTCGACGGTGGTATCTACGACCAATTGGGTGGCGGGTTTGCGCGATACAGTACCGACAATGAATGGCTAGTGCCTCATTTTGAAAAAATGCTGTACGACAATGCCCTGCTGGTTAGTGTAATGGCGGAAGCCTATCAGTTAACCGGGATAGAAAAATACGCAAGAGGGATCAGGGAAACGCTGGCATTTATCGAAAGGGAAATGACCTCGCCTGAACAGGGTTTTTACAGTGCATTGGATGCCGACAGTGAGGGGGAGGAAGGCCGGTTTTATACCTGGGACCTGGCCGAAATAGAGGCAGTATTGGGTGGAAATACCCCCTTTTTCTGTGAAATTTATGGTGTTACGGCCGCCGGAAACTGGGAAAATAAAAATATTTTTTGGATAAAAGAGCCGCTGGAAAAAACAGCACTACAGAAGGGCATGGAAATCAACGACATGCTCAGGTTACTCGAATCCGACAGGCAAAAACTACTTTCTGAACGGGAAAAGCGGGTAAGACCCCAACTTGATGATAAGATATTACTAGGTTGGAATGCCCTGATGAACACAGCATACAGCAAAGCCTATGCAGCTCTGGGTAATCCGGCGTACCTGGAGCGGGCGGAGACCCATATGCGGTTCCTGGAAAGCCATCTTTGCGATGACCAGGGCAACTGGTACCATACTTATAATGGGGGCAAGGCCAGGATACCCGCTTTCCTCGACGATTACGCCTATCTTATAGAAGCTTACCTGCATTTACAGGAGATGACAGGCACCGGAGGGTACCTGTTAAAGGCCCGGTCGCTGATGCAACACGCCATAGCGGCTTTCTCAGAAGAGGGAAGCGGCTTCTTTTTCTATACGCCACAAGACCAGGAAGATGTGATCCTGCGCAAAAAAGAGGTCTACGATGGAGCCACCCCCAGCGGAAACGCCGTAATGGCCCATAATCTTTGGTATTTATCGAAGGTTTTTGAAGAGGAAACATGGGAAAGACGGGTAGAGGAAATGTTGCAGCCGCTCTCCCGTGCCATCCGGCAATACCCCAATTCTTTCGCGGTATGGGCCCTTTGTCTCCAGGAATTGATCCGGGGAACCAATGAAATTATTATTATGGGGCAGCGTTCAAAGCAATTTATCGCTCCAGTGATGAGAAAATATATCCCCAATAAAATTATCCAGACCGGGGAAACCGAAGAGCGTGTTTTCCCGTTGTTGAAAGGAAAGCTGTTGGAAGGACAGGATACAGTGAAATTCTACCTATGCAAAAACCGGGCATGTAGTGATCCCTTTACAGATGTAGTAGATTTTTTAGCAAAAATGTAA
- a CDS encoding SUMF1/EgtB/PvdO family nonheme iron enzyme: MKGYLTTITMAMLSLSLSSCFFKKSGKAKGLPDDGQLHGVAPSAKQNMRPPLGMVYIPPGAFHMGPSDEDISFSYTNRNRTVSMPGFWMDATELTNNQYRQFVNWVRDSLAFKILFGSGINKEDTTGVDWKKVATIKYDRSTIEKLNELNLAPDNRLYGRPGIDPAKLIYHMEYFDLPEAAKRENAGIARKNFIVTKEQPVYPDTLVWMRDFSYSYNEPMTKSYYSHPSYGGYPVVGVTWKQAMAFCHWRTHYQNTYLEKHNMAVDGDFRLPSEAEWEYAARGGRTESMFPWGNYYLRNKKGCLLANFKPGRGNYAEDGGFYTVPAKAYWPNDYGLYNMSGNVSEWTGSYYYEGAYNFMADMSPDIRLDAKDSDLPNMKRKVVRGGSWKDIAYYLQVGTRNYEYQDTAKSYIGFRCVIDLAPKWRNK, translated from the coding sequence ATGAAAGGTTATTTGACTACAATTACCATGGCCATGCTGTCCTTAAGCCTGAGCTCCTGCTTTTTCAAGAAGAGCGGGAAGGCCAAGGGGTTGCCTGATGACGGGCAGTTGCACGGAGTTGCACCTTCAGCAAAACAAAACATGCGTCCCCCGCTTGGAATGGTCTATATTCCGCCGGGAGCATTTCACATGGGCCCCAGCGATGAAGACATCAGCTTCAGCTACACCAATCGTAACCGTACAGTTTCCATGCCAGGTTTTTGGATGGACGCTACGGAACTCACCAACAACCAGTACAGACAGTTTGTAAACTGGGTGCGTGACTCCCTGGCTTTCAAGATCCTGTTCGGATCGGGTATCAACAAAGAAGATACGACGGGGGTTGACTGGAAAAAAGTGGCCACCATCAAATATGACAGGTCAACGATCGAAAAACTGAATGAACTAAACCTGGCGCCCGATAATCGTTTGTATGGACGTCCGGGCATCGATCCTGCCAAGCTGATCTACCACATGGAATATTTCGACCTGCCCGAAGCAGCCAAGCGTGAGAACGCAGGTATAGCCCGGAAAAATTTCATTGTAACAAAAGAACAGCCTGTATATCCCGATACCCTTGTATGGATGCGGGATTTCTCTTACTCGTATAATGAGCCCATGACCAAGAGCTATTATTCTCACCCGTCTTATGGTGGTTATCCTGTGGTGGGTGTTACCTGGAAACAGGCAATGGCTTTCTGTCATTGGAGAACACATTACCAGAATACGTACCTGGAAAAACACAACATGGCGGTTGACGGTGATTTCCGCCTGCCGAGTGAAGCGGAATGGGAATATGCAGCAAGGGGCGGCCGTACAGAATCTATGTTCCCCTGGGGTAACTATTACCTGCGCAATAAAAAAGGATGCCTACTCGCCAACTTCAAACCCGGCCGTGGTAACTACGCAGAAGACGGCGGCTTCTATACTGTTCCTGCCAAAGCATACTGGCCCAACGATTATGGCTTGTATAACATGTCGGGCAATGTGTCTGAATGGACCGGCTCCTACTACTACGAAGGCGCTTATAATTTCATGGCCGATATGAGTCCGGATATACGTCTCGACGCCAAAGATTCCGACCTGCCCAATATGAAACGTAAAGTGGTACGCGGAGGAAGCTGGAAAGACATCGCCTATTATTTACAGGTAGGTACCCGGAACTATGAGTACCAGGATACTGCCAAATCCTATATCGGTTTCCGCTGTGTGATTGACCTGGCACCCAAGTGGAGAAACAAATAA
- the gldL gene encoding gliding motility protein GldL, with protein sequence MASGISPSTNRIVNVIVCLGAAVVIFGAMAKILHLSWADWALKIGLTTEAMIFIVYAILPPPDVTHGSSEPAMSGNPALGVMEKMLQEADITPANLSKLSAGFQKLGTTVHNMGEISDVVKSTGDFSAKTKEAAHALGSVKDAVGHVTNSLAGFNAATEHTKQFHDQVQVLTKNLSSLNTIYELELQESNNHLKAMNQFYGKLTQASAAMSGSAEDALKAKEQITVLANNLGKLNHVYGNMLTAMQGRA encoded by the coding sequence ATGGCCTCTGGAATTTCCCCCTCTACGAACCGAATTGTAAACGTAATTGTATGTCTTGGCGCTGCCGTTGTAATCTTTGGCGCGATGGCTAAGATCCTGCACCTTTCATGGGCCGACTGGGCGCTGAAAATCGGTCTTACTACAGAAGCCATGATTTTCATCGTGTATGCGATCTTACCTCCACCCGATGTTACACATGGTTCTTCCGAGCCTGCTATGTCAGGTAATCCTGCCCTCGGTGTGATGGAAAAAATGCTCCAGGAAGCCGATATTACACCTGCCAACCTTTCCAAGCTGAGCGCCGGTTTCCAGAAACTGGGTACTACAGTACATAACATGGGAGAGATCAGCGATGTGGTAAAATCTACCGGTGATTTTTCAGCCAAAACAAAAGAAGCAGCCCATGCGCTGGGATCGGTGAAAGATGCAGTGGGGCATGTAACCAACTCACTGGCCGGTTTCAATGCTGCTACTGAGCACACCAAACAATTTCACGACCAGGTTCAGGTGTTGACCAAAAACCTGTCGTCTCTGAATACTATTTATGAATTGGAATTACAGGAGAGTAACAATCACCTCAAGGCGATGAACCAGTTCTACGGCAAGCTTACACAGGCTTCTGCAGCCATGTCGGGCAGCGCAGAAGATGCACTGAAAGCCAAAGAACAGATCACAGTACTGGCCAACAACCTGGGCAAACTGAACCATGTGTATGGTAATATGCTCACCGCCATGCAGGGAAGGGCTTAG
- the gldM gene encoding gliding motility protein GldM: MSLPKEPRQKMINFMYLVLTAMLALNVSSEILNAFKTVDHSLKTATEIVERKNTDVFKSFKRKFDDPKTHEKAAIWMPKAEKAKVLADEVYNYIEGLKLDLKKESGLKTENGQESFKEDDLDAPTRLLVSMPPNGKGRGNELFAKLKQFRDQLLAIDPDIKKDVGPNLPLDLSIPPTKNEGGKDDWAFTYFHMTPSIAALTIMSKFQNDVKNSEAQVVEYCHKEVGEVEIVYDEFKAFAGTNSQYLMPGEELVITAGMGAFSKAAKPTITIDGANVPLNADGAAEYKATVSSPGANTKKVRITYYKPDGTPAVVEKEVKYTVGVPAGMVISTDRTRVFYKGIENPLSVTGSGGDEKLQVNVEGTNVTFSKAGPGQYIVKPNQLGSVNVIASDGKKTQKVTIPVKRIPDPIAIVGGSAGGTMTANVFRVQTGVIADLRDFVFEGIKFQVQSYMVICTGKGFDEPEFAQVTGPAFSGGASALIKRCQAGTTVTIGEIKLIEPGGGTRKLDQNITFILQ, from the coding sequence ATGTCACTACCCAAGGAACCGCGGCAGAAGATGATCAATTTCATGTACCTCGTGCTTACGGCAATGCTGGCACTGAATGTATCATCTGAAATCCTCAACGCGTTCAAGACAGTTGACCACAGTTTGAAGACTGCCACAGAAATTGTAGAACGAAAGAATACAGACGTATTCAAATCGTTCAAAAGGAAATTCGATGACCCTAAAACCCATGAAAAAGCTGCGATATGGATGCCCAAAGCAGAAAAAGCAAAGGTCCTCGCAGATGAAGTTTACAACTATATTGAAGGACTGAAACTGGATCTGAAAAAAGAATCAGGGCTGAAAACAGAGAATGGCCAGGAATCTTTTAAAGAAGACGATCTCGATGCACCTACCCGTTTGTTGGTTTCCATGCCACCCAACGGAAAAGGGAGAGGAAATGAGCTGTTTGCCAAATTGAAGCAATTCAGGGATCAGTTGCTCGCTATCGACCCCGACATTAAAAAAGATGTAGGGCCTAACCTGCCACTCGATCTGAGCATCCCTCCAACAAAAAATGAAGGCGGTAAGGATGACTGGGCATTCACCTATTTCCACATGACCCCTTCTATAGCGGCGTTGACGATCATGAGCAAATTTCAGAACGATGTGAAGAACAGTGAAGCGCAGGTGGTTGAGTACTGCCACAAAGAAGTAGGTGAAGTGGAGATCGTATATGATGAATTCAAAGCTTTCGCCGGAACGAATTCGCAGTACCTGATGCCGGGTGAAGAACTGGTGATCACAGCCGGTATGGGTGCTTTCAGTAAAGCAGCCAAGCCTACCATCACCATTGATGGTGCCAATGTACCCCTGAATGCAGATGGAGCGGCTGAATACAAAGCTACCGTAAGCTCTCCTGGCGCAAACACTAAAAAAGTAAGGATCACTTATTATAAGCCCGACGGTACACCGGCAGTGGTGGAAAAAGAAGTGAAATATACAGTGGGTGTGCCTGCTGGTATGGTGATATCGACCGACAGGACAAGGGTATTCTATAAAGGCATAGAGAACCCCCTGAGTGTTACGGGTAGTGGTGGGGATGAAAAATTACAGGTAAACGTGGAAGGCACGAATGTGACATTTAGTAAAGCCGGCCCTGGCCAATACATTGTAAAACCTAACCAACTGGGTTCGGTGAATGTGATCGCTTCGGATGGAAAGAAAACACAAAAGGTAACAATACCTGTGAAAAGGATCCCCGACCCGATCGCCATTGTAGGCGGCAGTGCGGGTGGTACCATGACCGCCAACGTGTTCAGGGTACAGACAGGCGTGATTGCCGACTTACGCGATTTCGTTTTTGAAGGCATTAAGTTCCAGGTGCAGTCTTACATGGTGATCTGCACCGGTAAAGGTTTTGATGAACCAGAATTCGCACAGGTTACAGGCCCCGCTTTCAGTGGTGGCGCCAGTGCCCTGATCAAGCGGTGCCAGGCGGGAACAACGGTAACAATAGGAGAGATCAAATTGATTGAACCGGGTGGCGGAACACGTAAACTGGATCAGAATATTACATTCATTTTGCAATAA